The following are encoded in a window of Cryptomeria japonica unplaced genomic scaffold, Sugi_1.0 HiC_scaffold_149, whole genome shotgun sequence genomic DNA:
- the LOC131866533 gene encoding putative B3 domain-containing protein Os03g0621600, whose protein sequence is MEIEETGEHYMPCPKCSQKCYKKHREKEYFDGSASFFKIMLGDFAEKLRIPPAFVSQIINDQDEHMVLQGPDGQNFNVRLWRSIKKLELQHGWINFVNYYGLEVGDLLVFKYISKSCFKVKIFDKTSCEKNQRIQSKSSFQGNSSHNPGHSFASEKHGTMESDAPFISDKPSCTLVIKYNERSSNQQIDSKLLIDLDSDEKDNPEFQTVTEIQRTKRMPPFLGE, encoded by the exons ATGGAGATAGAAGAAACGGGAGAGCACTATATGCCGTGCCCAAAATGTAGTCAGAAATGTTATAAAAAACACCGTGAGAAAGAATACTTTGATGGGTCTGCTTCTTTCTTCAAAATTATGCTTGGAgattttgcagagaaactg CGCATTCCTCCGGCTTTTGTTTCCCAGATCATAAATGACCAAGATGAACATATGGTGTTGCAAGGCCCAGATGGGCAGAACTTCAATGTACGGTTATGGCGTTCCATCAAAAAGTTGGAACTTCAACACGGCTGGATAAACTTTGTAAATTATTATGGGCTGGAAGTGGGCGATCTTCTAGTTTTTAAATACATTTCTAAGTCATGCTTTAAAGTCAAGATTTTCGATAAAACATCATgtgaaaaaaatcaaagaatacaaaGCAAATCTTCATTTCAGG GCAATTCATCCCATAACCCTGGACATTCTTTCGCATCTGAGAAGCATGGGACAATGGAATCTGATGCTCCTTTTATATCAGATAAACCCTCTTGTACACTGGTTATCAAATATAATGAGCGTAGTTCAAATCAACAAATAGACAGTAAACTGCTGATTGATCTGGATTCTGATGAAAAAGACAACCCTGAGTTTCAGACGGTGACTGAAATTCAAAGAACAAAAAGGATGCCTCCCTTCCTCGGTGAGTAA